The following proteins are co-located in the Apium graveolens cultivar Ventura chromosome 5, ASM990537v1, whole genome shotgun sequence genome:
- the LOC141660007 gene encoding uncharacterized protein LOC141660007, producing the protein MEIKFLELKQGNMSVTEYEAKFTELDRFVTEQVDTEEKRAKRFQQGLKALIHSEVAIFELTTYTDVVQKAMIIEGESEMSQKEKGQGNFQNRFNRKPRFQDRTNMNFKRIEQGNQRTCHIVRDYRGPAMAASVPRVLALPPPPQQDQPKARTFNITMKEVVQNSSVVVGTFFVNSVDAKIDCANKKVKLRTKDNAKTEEEHVEHLRIALEILRKEQFYAKFSKCELWLREVQLLGHIISIEGIQVDPSKIEAILN; encoded by the exons ATGGAAATTAAGttcttggaattgaagcaagggaatatgtcagtAACCGagtatgaagccaagtttactgagttggaTAGATTTGTTACGGAACAAGTGGACACCGAGGAAAAGagggccaagagatttcagcaaggactgaagGCATTGATTCATAGCGAAGTGGCAATATTTGAGTTAACAACATATACGGACGtggttcagaaggccatgattattgaaggggaaagtgaaatGTCCCAGAAAGAAAAGGGACAAGGAAATTTTCAGAACCGCTTCAATAGAAAGCCGAGATTTCAAGATCggacaaatatgaattttaaGAGGATAGAACAAGGCAATCAGAGGACAT GCCACATTGTCAGGGATTATAGAGGGCCAGCAatggcagccagtgttccgagaGTATTGGCACTACCTCCACCACCCCAGCAGGACCAGCCTAAAGCAAGGACTTTTAATATAACAATGAAGGAAGTTGTGCAGAATTCGAGTGTGGTTGTAGGTACGTTTTTTGTGAATTCTGTAGATGCAAAA atcgactgtgcgaataagaaagtgaaattgcgaaCTAAGGATAATGCAAAG ACCGAGGAAGAACATGTCGAGCATTTGAGAATCGCTTTGGAAATCTTAAGAAAAGAACAGTTTTACGCGAagttttcgaaatgtgaattatGGTTAAGAGAAGTGCAACTTTTAGGCCATATAATCAGTATTGAAGGGATTCAAGTCGATCCatcaaagattgaagctatattGAACTGA